The Gossypium hirsutum isolate 1008001.06 chromosome D02, Gossypium_hirsutum_v2.1, whole genome shotgun sequence region taatttgttcGTTTTCAGTCttgtacttttcgaattttaaaatctcAATCATCATCAAATGATAACtgttaaattaattgaattaagctctgctattttcaaaatctgataCATCAAATATATTATCATGTGTAATGTAATGTTAGtttattatttccacatattacttactaaaaatataattaataggtTAATGATGGTCATTTATTTCAAGACtggaattttaaattttgaaaagtataggaaTTTAGAATGATTTAATTGGAGAAATTGAACAAATCTACAATTATACATACAGTACAATactaatattcaaatttaaccaaATCGATTCAAATGTTACTGTTCGGGTTggaactaaaatttcaaaaattaaaaagtagaaggactaaatcgACCAACTCAAAAAGTAAAGTAACTCAATTTTATCAagttaaagtatagggactaaatccacAACATAAAACGCAGGactaataacaaattttaaccatatttttaagggttaaattttcATAACTGAGATATACATGTAAAAGAGACGGcaggtatttatttttaatttaatattttagattatttttcttttattaaaatttaaattttagataaaataacACATTTTTTAAGGTTTACATAgtatgtattatatataaattttatatagggtaaattacaaaagtagtcacttttgtttgactcagattacattttagtcacttatgtttgaaatgttacgttttagtcacttgcgttaacgttttgttacgaagtggtcactctaccgttaaactccgttacctccTTAATGACAGTCCTAAGTGGCAGACCAAATGGGTTTCAAATGCCAACTTGGGTGTCTAGTTACTggatgaaaataagtttttaattaaataaatttaatttggactgtcACGTGCAACATCCAAGTTAGCATTTAAAGCCCATTTGGACTGTCACATAAGACcgtcgttagggaggtaacggagcttGACGGTAGAATGACTACtttgtaacaaaacaataacataagtgactaaaacgtaacatttcaaatataagtgattaaaatataatctgagacaaacaaaagtgactatttttgtagtttacccttttatgtaatataaattacatagtatataaaataaaaatatattataaaatataaaatgggTAGGGTTAAGCTCTGATTTTAAACattgaaattcaaattcaaattatattttaaattatcttatttctttctaaactcattATTCGAGTCTTATACTTTTATCCACACCTTCTCATATTTCAAGCCGACTTTCGATTTGGAAAAATAATTCACCCCATGAACAAGCTTAATTGATGGTTAGGATTGTCCATAAATAGAATTAAGCCAAATCGAATCTAGACACAAATTTACCTATGCTTGAATTGACACAAGTCTATTTTATTGAGTAAAGCAAGCTGTCCGACTTATGGCCAGGTCTAGTATTGTTTGTGGCGGTCGATCACTCGACAATTGCAGCTGCCAATGGCAATATCAGACAGTACGTGGCAGATTTTCAATGACGCAGCCCAGAGTCTACCGTTGAAGCAACCACTTATTGTGTGATCATAAGTGATTTGAAGCAAATATCTTCTGGAAAAAGTTccatttaattataaaatgatcgAGACAgcatgtgaaaaataatattctgaaacaaaaaaaaagagagagtaaattatcctaaaagttattaaattattaaaaaatttatgtttttgttatataattttaaaaagttataaaatagtcactaaattattcaaaaaaaattatttaagtcattgagttgttaatttttttttaaaatttagaatgtGGGTTTTAAGCGACGACTCGACAATTGGTATAGTAGATTAATACCCATCGACGAGTagaacatatcttagatccaagCCTATCTGACAGTCAACATCAAAGATCAACAAAAAGATCtatttagattttggttcgtGGATTTGTGACGTTTAAAGTTATTTCGTAAAAGAAAATGAACTATAGAGGAGAATAAGAATGGAAGCTTTCGATTGATGCAGGTGATGCAAATAACAATGGACATATAACAACAATTTTAGCAGACCAGTGGCTTAAATGAAATCTTTTGAATAGTTCAAAAATcgttttataactttttgaagttaagtgatcAAAATGTATATTTATTAATAACTTAGTGAACTTGGGTGTAATTTGTCACAATTGCTGTTGACTTGTTAGTGAAAAAAACgcaaatataaaatgtttttttcaaatatatcacGTTATTTATATTTAGGTCTATTTAtgattttagtccctctattaaaatttaagatttaatccctccacttaatttgatcatttactTTCATAGTACAAataccaaaattgaaatttgaccattATTATACAATATGAAAAAAAGCAAAGAATTTTGACATATTGCTGGCATCTACCCCTTAATTTCATTGAAGTCACTGGGATATTAAAATCATTGTTGTCACTGCCTGCATCAATCAAAAGCTTTCATTCCCATTCTCTTCTACAGTTCGGttttattttcatgaaacaactttaaaccTCACGAATCTACAAACAAAATCTAAACAGCTTTCTTCTCTAATCTCCGATACTGACTATTAGATTGACTTGGATCAAAGGTATGTTTTTTCTACTCGTCAATGTGTGCTAATTAGACCTGATCATAGGTCGGGtcaatgcaaaattttaggcccattttctagGCCCGGGCCCAACCAAAAAAATGTGCCTAAAATTTGCCCAAGTCTGACCCAGATAAAAATGCAACTCGAGCCTAGATTGACCCGAACCGcccgtattaaatttttatattttttatataaaaacaattttaaaaaatataatacatcaaatacactaaaaatattaaaataaatatttctcaataattgaaaatacattaaaaattatacttaaataacactaagataattgttacttagcaagcaaataccttcaaaatagtagcaaaattaataataaaacaagagttatgcAATACCTAAACagtaacaacaaaatagtaacaatgtAATAGTAAAATGGCAGCCAAGATAGCAACAAAACAGTAGCAAatagcaacaaaaaaaaattaggcaGATTCGAGCCGGCCTCGAGCCAAAAAATTCTTACCTGATGTCCGAtctgtttagaaaatgggccttattttttttatccaagcccaTTTTCCCCCTACATTTTTGCCTAAGCACTCCCACTTTAATACTTGGCCGAGTGGCCTCACCTATGATCAGGTTTAATACTAATCCACCATAACGATCATTAAATCGTCACTTGGAGTTCGCTAGCTTAAATTAAAAAGAACTTAATAGCCCATTGAACTAAAtaaaaaactttcgaatagtttaatgGATTAAATAAAAGCTTTCGAATTTtataataatcattttataactttttaaaattaattgaccaaaaataaatttattaatagtttattaaTTTTGGGCGTGATTTACCTTTTTAAAATTGGAGAAGAAAACCGTCACATAAGATGACGGATTGTTCACGTGATTCATACCATGCTTGACACGTGGTTGGAGAGCTCTTTACTTTGATTGAAATGTACTATAGGTTcctatactcttcacaaatttaaaatttagatctaATTATTAAgcagttaattttttattaaatttattgatttaacattttaaaataaataaaatactcacttagtagcAATGTACCTaaaaaaatgacgttgtaatgaacctaaatttaacaaataatattaataatgttaacaattgaatctaaaatttaaaatctgaaaagtaaaaatactaattttttttaaaaaaaaatataagaactaaattataaatttacgaaaaatatatagactatatAGACTTAGcacattttcctttttttttttagtaattgGGAGGACCACATGTGGCAGTGACAGCAAAGAAAAGTTGAAATTATGCTTATGTATGCCTATGGCTAGAGAGGGCTCTTTTTCTTTTGGCGATGTATATGAATTTCgtaattttttcaatttcatcctttaaattttcgtttcattttgtTAAACTAAACATAccattaaattcaaaaaatttaggcAAAATGAGGCCAAACTAGAGGTACTAAAGGTATTCCCCATTGACCCCTCCAGTTTGATTAATTAGGCCAGCTTTAGGCAGGTTTGAATCATTTGAACTCATCGGATCAAGCTCgggtctaattttttttaagaaatcgaGTCTTGACTCGTCTCATCAGCACttctaaaacaaattaaatattttaacatttggGTTAATGCATTGTTTTGGATTTGAACTTGGTAACTATTCTCACATCagacttaaactttattttttttgtctaagttaaTGCCTCACCACATTGGGACctcaactttttttttgttcaaattagcCCCTAATATTGTGATATATCCTTAAAAAGAGTCGGGGAACAAAAGTCAAGTCACAATGCGAGAATAATTACTTAATTCAAATCTCAATGTCGAAACAATTGCAAAGTTCAAAGAttaaattggacaaaaaaaattcaaatctctctatagaaaaaaaatttcaggTTCAATTTCTAAAAAGTGCATTACCCCTTAAACATGTTGCTCTAAAATAGACAAAACTCGAAAAACCTATCTATTCCATATAATATCTAATTAgaaaatatggactaaatctataTTTATATGCATGGTACAATACTGGTAATTGAATTTAATCAAATGGGTTTAATTGCTACTATttggttaggactaaaattttaaaatttgaaaagtagaaggactaaaattgatcaaattaaagtaatgGACCAAATCCACAACTTTCACAAGTATAAAGACTAATAGCAGGATTTAGCCAATAATTAAAACACACAAAAAAGAAATCCTGCTAATGGCGCTTTTATTTCAACAATGCAGGCTCTAAAAGTTGGccattttacaatttgatccttggGGAATTTCAAGTTTCAAAGCTTCAAAGCTTCAAAGATTCAGAAATGAAGAAACTCGATCCATCAACTCAGCAGCTTTCTCACAATCtggtttaaacaaataaaaaacatgCACTTCCCCTTCAATCTCCACCATTTCTATAGCCCCATTCCACCCACTTTTCTTCACCGTTTCATAGTAACTCACACCCCTTTCTCTCAGAAAATCCTTCTCTGCAACACAGATCAGTATCCTTTTGCAGACCAGACCAGCAGCCAGCTCTTTACTGGCGATACAAGCCGGGTTCAACCTCGGGTCATTGGGACCTTTGCTTGACGGGAAAATGAACGATATAAGTTCATCAGGCTCGTCGTTCATGAAAAATGGGTTCATCAAAAGCAACCCGGAGAATTTGAGTCGGATTTGGTCGTCTCCGGCGGATTTCATTATCATGTTGTGAGCGATGTTGGCTCCGGCGCTGTCGCCCGCTAAGAACACTTTATCGAAGTCGGCGTTTTCGTTGAGCCATGGCTCGGGACCGTTCCTTTCAATGTGGGAAGCGATCCAGTTGATTGCATCCCAAGCGTCGTCGTACGCGGCGGGGAGGTTGTGCTCCGGAGCTTTCCTGTACTGTACGGAAACGGCTATTACGTTGGCTTTGGCGACGAGGGAAGTGAGGTAGTTGTGGTAAGTGGGGGAGAAAGGGGACTCGATGCAAAACGCGCCGCCGTGGATGTAGATGAGGAGCGGGAGTTTGGCGGTGGGGTCTGAGGTTTTGGGGAGGAAAATACGAGCTGACGACAGGGGAGGCACCGGTGCGTCTTTAGACCGAACGCCGGTTTTGGGATCGTCGGACGGTGGGACCGTTACAATTTGCCGGAGTCTCTCGGCGCGTCCGTCTTTGTAAAGTTGGAACATGGGATATGAAGGGAAGAATACACGGGCAATTTCTGGGTTACTGCTTGAAGCCATTTTAGAAGAAGATACTAAATTAACGtctcaaaattaaagaaaaagactcgtatagatatatatatagatatgcatacacatactctctctttttttcatttatttctatttacCTAACAAAAAAACCTATCCCACCAAACATCTTTAAAACTATTATTCGATTTATGGATTAACTCTTAATTCGATTAGTATCGAAATTGACGtcaacttaaaaaaatataaattcaagtaCATTAAAATATATTACCCTCCGATTTATAAACTGAAAAGTAATTATGATTATTCTAAGCATTAATTTATCGGTCCAATCAGAATTTTTAATATGTCGTATGTTTTAGGTAAATCCTTAATGCCATAGTTATTGGCTCAACTAACAATATTAATATGACAATGATGTCATTGCAGGGAAGGGATTATCTGGGTTTGGACTAGAAATTTGGTGTCAATAAAGAGATAAGCAATGTAAGTCATTTACCACTATAACAATGATTAGTGTTTTAATAattagattaataattaaattgattaaaccaCCAACTTTCAATTCGACGGtcaattcaataataattaaatatataattttcaatttttttatttattctgaaCTATTCACTGaaagattaatttaaatttttttatttaaattaatatatcaattaatttttaatctaatCGATCAGTCCAATTCaatttacataataaaataatatcaatatacatttattttattttattttgtattttctttCATCATACCAACTATAAACCTAATTTGGTTGgaataatttttaaagattttggaaaaagaaaattaaagaagtCTTTGATTAGTTGTAGCTAGGCGTAGGGAGTCAAACTTTTGGTGcttgttattttgttttgatgAACAAATACCTCGGGTCGATGTAAAATTTTAGTTCTATTTTTTAGGTTTGGATCTAATTTGgcttgaaaatgtgcttaaaattCTACCTAAGTTCGTCCCAGATTAAAAATACTAAGTCTGAGCTCGACTTGACCAgaccgtattaattttttatagattattttttatacaaaaacagatttagaaaatataaaacatcaaatgcactaaaaatattaaaataaatgttttctaacaaattaaaaataaattaaaaaagtctttatacttaaataacattaagatagttGTAACTTAATAAGCAAACCCTCTagaatagtaacaaaattaacaataaaataagaggtatataaaatacaaatgaataacaataaaatagtagcaatataataacgaaataataataaaatagtaataaaaaagcTAATTCAGATTGGATCgggcccaaataaaaaaaaatcctactcaaaattcaacttatttaaaaAACGAACACTATTTTTatccaaacttatttttaaaaattatattttgactcaTTTTTCAAACTAGGCTTAGTAATTGGTAggcctgtccatgggccgggcggcccggcccggcccgacggcccgcccgaaatatgggagggttcgggtaaaaatatattttttatttttattttttaattttaaaatactttaaaaatattttttattttaaattttttttgtgtttattaaaaatcaGGCCGGTCTGGACCGGGCTCGGGCTTATTATTTTTTCCCGGGCCAGGCCTAggtaaaaatttaggcccatatttcgggccgggcctaaaagtcgggccaaaattttttcctgggcccggcccggcccatggacaggtctagtaaTTGGTGTTTGATTGCATTATATTTGCATGCATTTATGACGAATAAGTACCATCTATCGTGGCAAATTAATAGCCAAAGGCACTCCACTTGTCTCATTCGATATTCGTCCCTCATTCGGACCTATGTGCATGCATGTCATCACttcattctttaaaaaaaaattataatctctttatatttttcttttatcttttcaaatattttatataaattctttaaaaaattctttaaaaaattcatgtcataaaataattcaatcttAAAGTATCACATCATCGCTCTTAAACAAAACCCAAGTTCAAAGATTAAAGTGGAAAAAGTTATCATGTTTCGAGACTAATATGGACAAAAAAATATTCTAAGACCaaaaataattaccaaattcaagtactaaatgttgttttatatttttctatttttacaaataaaatatattctaGCCCAAACAGTTTTAAAAATTAACACTTGATTTCTTAGTATTTggatttgttttctattttttagattataaaataataattaaattttagttttggtgtatgttaaaatttagaaattaatctATACAATTTCTTTTACATAGTTTGGTAatccatttttataatttctttagtTAGTAAAAATAGTTATTAGTGTTAACTAATTCGGTTGAAATGTTGTAGTCATTTCTTTAAGaacattatttcaaaaaaaaaattatgaaattatgaaaattttcatattagcattttttttaatttcaaatgtcACGCCAGTGAatttgtaatagcctgattttgggtctagaTGGAACAGTGGTTTTTGGACGAtaaatccgacgaggaaaaaaaatgtaatggcctgaattttcagaggtgtcggaacgatgattcgagatcactaaattcgacaaatgagtagaaaatattattaatttagtgagtataagttaaatgtgaagttaggaaaatttttgaaatagtgaatagtgcactagaaataaatattaaaataattagaataaaaaaatagggTATCGAGACCTCAGAGATTTTAAATTGAGCCataagtatttttataaatatttatggagtgttaaaaagttagtattaaagtttcgttaagaaattttaaagttccgataattaattgaacaaaaaggactaaattgtaacaaatgcaaaattatgggaaatgattaaatagtttaaatgataaaaggaagagggcttaaaaggcaaatagacccaaggtctatttgggctggacggcaaaggcatgaaatcagcaacaaagtaaggagaattaagggcaaaattggaatattacaaaatttacttaataaagttaggaccaaagtggaattatctagatttctctttatttttctgcattctcatcagcaaaaacaccatagaagggtttccttaagctggTTATTCCTATTTTTACTgcaggtaagttcaattcttgattatttcttgaaattttggtgtttttgtgacttttacaactaggcccacttgttgaattcattagtttttgattctatgaaagatgttgaaagttgctatgaatatgtgctggaagtatatgatgatttagcatggaattagagctttaaattgttcatatgctgattttattgaaagaattgaatagaaagtgaatgtttggaaCCTAATAGtaagtttgaagatagagttatatgtgaaaattctgaatttcaatagttgtgaaacaacttataatgtctaggtgaagtattaattgagaaaattagattaatttaggggttaattgagaatggaccgaattgtataaactgtgaaatttggggcaaaatggaaatcaacattttgcattaaagcagttttggacagcagcagtagtataactttgaaaaatcaccaaaaattatgggaattgaattagagggtgaataaaatatgaaattaaagcttactgagtctagtttctcatagaagaaacggtgtaagcaatggaattgtaaatcatgagatataataaattttgtgagacaatgttagaatgatttggggttcccctattctgactttggaaaatcataaaaaatttaataaaaataattatgagttataatttatattcttagaatccttaatgagtctattttcaaaggaaataaacggaaacatcatccaaattctgtacaattagataattcatttttagtgaagagtggtcggaactgtcagacagcgaaataggggaaactttaaagaataaattgtactattttgctgaaccaaaaattctgaaaattttatggtaataaggtatgtaagtctagtttcaggtaaaattaacggatcttaatttggagctctttatctccagataaaaataatttagtgactctgactcggataaacagctttgaatatacatgtgagtgaatagtaaaattatagctaatgttgtttaagtgtgttatacacattaaggatgtggaatggagaggaggaggaggaaaattgggaaatatatgaatgatttgtgtataattggtcatatgtttgattataattgataaacgatgaaatagaaatgatgcttatatttgtgcattattggtcattgtttaagctcatgtgtgaaaataaagtttcatagtatgtgtgtatggtatattcgttatatgatttggcatgaaataatgtcatgaatggtttatgaattaacacatgttggtaagcctgatacatgaataaatgttgtgctcatccatgcttataatgcttatgttatatgtgtatttggctaacatatttggtgtatatgcttaggctttggccaagtagtggctagattatgccacgttaaatttataagttatgcattgaaatggtttatcgtgtggttagttccaaaaagagttatatttaaatacactagcttgcaattatggttgaatgatatgtttatatcttgtgtgatgtgcatagaaacaagtgtggaaagataatgaaatagtaaattcatatggctgaaatttaatggttaaatgttaatttcatgaattatataatgtatgatgaaatgtatttagtgttgaaatgagagtaaaataaaaatgcgaaaatcgaacaaatgatcaaattaagcggaacgccggatttgagtacttctgatcaagagataaagtgataagtggtagctttagctacatttatctgatcaagtgacaaagtgataagtgttaactttagctacacttatctgatcaagtgacaaagtgataagtgatagccttagctacacttatctaatcaagtgacaaagtgataagtggtagccttagctacacttatttgatcagggacaagtgataagtgataataCGTAAGACTATAGTTATACTATGACAAAGtcaaagtgaagtactcaattttccgtaaccgttccctaatttaattaaggatggtaagtgacaaatgggctcaaatgaattaaagtaaatggataagtggtagtgtatctataccaggatgatgttgttatttaagctaaagtgatattttcattgcaaaattgagaatttcataaatgtgttattgaatggtataatcgataaacgttgagttaaatggtaaatacgtattagtgttgaacttaatgtcattgaattgtatgtgaattaaatggaaattgctagtgaattgatttaaattgtgagcGTGAGAagttgcgaattgaatgaaacgGAAATGAaacattgaattgcatgagtatgtatcgggtctcgtaggccctaattattatgattataatattttgaggatatattgtgaaaagttataaaagcatgttaattattttgaaagttttaatttagatgaaattttataactcggttaaatacgtttacaagtgtatgtgttttggtaatgcctcgtaccctattccggtgttggatacgggtaaggggtgttacaaaatttaaCAGATAAATTTTAACAGTGATAAAATTTGACTTTAATTTTCAAAtctcgaaaaataaaaaaaaattaaaatttagatgtACGAAGTGTATAgagactttaaaaatatttttacttttaaatttttactctataattttaCCCAAACAAATAATTAGCCTAACACGAAATGTGAATTAGAAACTATACTAGTACGTATAAAGTGAATACCTTAAGGGCTTCTCTTTATTAAACACGTGACAGATCCaactcctttcttttctttttttttctttttggttaagTCATTATTTGGGGTTTAAACTTGACAACAATTCTCACATCAGGGCTTAAAATTTGTTTTGGTTCAAGTTAGACCATGAACTTGGTATTTGTTGGGGCCTAAACTAAGCAATTACTCCGACATTGGagcttaaactttttttattcaagttagttCTTAAATTTGACAATTGTTCCCATATTTGAGCACAAACTTGGCAATTGTTTTCACATTTGGGCTGggattttagggttttcaagtaACTATCTAGGCCTAACTTGGACTAAAAAAGCTCAAGCCTCAATGTGAGCACAATTGCTAAGTTCAAGGACTAGgttagataaaaaaaagtttaggccCTAATGTAGAAACAATTGTTAAGTTCATGGactaacttggataaaaaaagtTCAAGTCCCAATATGGAAATAATTACCAAGTTTAGACCCAAAAAGTGATTTAAcccttttttaattattatactttAATTGTCTAATTTCAGCTTTGATTCATTTACTATGCTcacatttggaatttaatttttatattttagttttacaTAATTTGGTCATATACTTTTACAATGAAATTAGTAGTCAACCCAAACAATTAACATTCTTAATTGTTTCAATTAAAATGATAGACgttatttttcttaaaactcCTAACAGACACACACAATCTATTTTTACATGATAAGTTGGAATGTGTATTTTTAAGAAGAAATTTGCCTCAACATTTTAATCGGTACAATTAAGGGTGTCAACTATAAAAGTACGTAAACCAAACCATGTCAGATTAAAGACCatgtcaaattaaagtatagatatTAAACCTTAAATTTAAACATAGTAGAGGACCATAACCATAATTTGACCAAAAACAATAAATGCCTAACATGGTCCTTTatcatttgatttaataaattttttaataattttaaaatattatttttaattaaattgattcaaATTATTTGTTCATCTATAACAAACAAGTTGAGAGCTAGAGATAAGAAACTAATGAAGGGAGAAGGAGGAGAAGAAAGAGAAGGAGAAAGCTAAGGTTTTCAAGGGTGAGGGAGCCAATCCTTGGTTCCTCGTGCATTCAGGCTTATATAAAAGGGTCACCCATTGTCTTGTAGTGCAACATAGTTGACCATGTAGTGTCTTACAAGGTTGTGTGCACTTGGCTAGATGATAGGGTTGTTACAGGTCAGTTGTCGTCATATAGTGTACTATGTGTCTTCCTCTAACATTTTCATGCCTGAATCTGTACAAGGTTGTCATGCCTCAGTGGTACCTATGGAGGGTGCACAACAAGTAGTCCCCATGGAAGGTGCGTAAAGGACTATTTCTAAGCTGATTTGGACAAAATGCATAGGAAGTCACCTATGGATCATCCTAAGCGAAAGGTCACTACGAATAGGCCCTAGCAGAGGGTTGGAAGGGATTGCCTCTAGCAGATCGTCTACAAGTTGCCTCATGTATTGCCATGTGTCATGCTATATATGAGGGTATAACAACGTCATATTTGAAGTAATATTTAATGTTAAAACTAATAAATATGTTAGACAAAAGACTTGAATGATATAATACTAACacttcaaaaatttaattaaaacattttaaatataga contains the following coding sequences:
- the LOC107927987 gene encoding probable carboxylesterase 12, which produces MASSSNPEIARVFFPSYPMFQLYKDGRAERLRQIVTVPPSDDPKTGVRSKDAPVPPLSSARIFLPKTSDPTAKLPLLIYIHGGAFCIESPFSPTYHNYLTSLVAKANVIAVSVQYRKAPEHNLPAAYDDAWDAINWIASHIERNGPEPWLNENADFDKVFLAGDSAGANIAHNMIMKSAGDDQIRLKFSGLLLMNPFFMNDEPDELISFIFPSSKGPNDPRLNPACIASKELAAGLVCKRILICVAEKDFLRERGVSYYETVKKSGWNGAIEMVEIEGEVHVFYLFKPDCEKAAELMDRVSSFLNL